A section of the Thermotoga caldifontis AZM44c09 genome encodes:
- a CDS encoding 1-phosphofructokinase family hexose kinase, with translation MKVVTVTLNPALDRQFIIEEFSTNAYHRIKDHKHMVMSPGGKGINVSMALARLGVSSIAIGILGGYTGRVLLTELNKVSPLISTSFVHIEEETRENIVIVDPVNHTMTSIDSPGPRVERKAIELLMKRYEIYLSRVEAVVLSGSLPQGLTGEIYGKMAKMARERGKTVFFDMIDEYLTPALEICVPDVVKPDVRGSVTVLGERLEKLEDYVDAAVRLVKKGCKLVVISYEVKNDVVATQDGVWLISTPEEVEPETILGAGDAYVAAMVYKRLTDRSANMLDVAKFGYAAALAKTRKLTKEMPTYDEINEALGLCTLERLR, from the coding sequence TTGAAAGTTGTAACTGTGACACTCAATCCCGCACTGGATAGACAGTTCATAATAGAGGAGTTCAGTACGAACGCTTACCACAGGATCAAGGACCATAAGCACATGGTCATGAGCCCTGGTGGTAAAGGCATCAACGTCTCCATGGCGCTCGCACGTTTGGGAGTTTCCTCCATCGCGATAGGTATACTCGGCGGTTACACCGGTCGCGTGTTGCTCACGGAACTGAACAAGGTGAGCCCATTGATCAGCACGAGTTTTGTACACATCGAGGAGGAGACGAGGGAAAACATCGTGATCGTGGATCCAGTGAATCACACCATGACGTCCATAGATTCTCCCGGTCCGAGGGTGGAAAGAAAAGCAATCGAACTGCTCATGAAACGCTACGAAATATACCTCTCCAGAGTGGAGGCTGTTGTGCTCTCTGGAAGTTTGCCTCAAGGACTGACCGGTGAGATCTACGGGAAAATGGCCAAAATGGCCAGGGAAAGAGGAAAAACGGTGTTCTTTGACATGATAGACGAGTATCTGACTCCTGCCCTTGAGATCTGCGTTCCTGATGTGGTCAAGCCCGATGTGAGGGGCAGCGTGACGGTCCTGGGAGAACGGCTCGAGAAACTGGAAGACTACGTCGATGCGGCCGTCAGGTTGGTCAAGAAAGGTTGCAAGCTGGTTGTCATATCGTACGAAGTCAAGAACGATGTGGTCGCAACGCAGGACGGGGTGTGGTTGATCAGCACCCCGGAGGAAGTCGAACCGGAAACCATTTTGGGAGCTGGCGACGCTTACGTAGCGGCGATGGTTTACAAAAGGCTCACAGACAGAAGCGCGAACATGCTCGATGTGGCGAAGTTTGGTTACGCCGCCGCTCTGGCGAAGACCAGAAAGTTGACAAAGGAGATGCCCACGTACGACGAGATAAACGAAGCGCTTGGCTTGTGCACACTAGAGCGCCTGAGATGA
- a CDS encoding CBS domain-containing protein — protein sequence MRVYDVMIRDVTAVTQDETVENVVRIMASQFLSGIPVVTEDMRVIGFVSESDIIKAAVPGYFSLLQSTTFIPDMNQFLKMAAKIKDKPVREIMTHPPLVVNENASLVHVADLMIKHNVKVLPVVDEHGRLLGIITRTNVVRAAMEGYL from the coding sequence ATGAGGGTTTACGACGTTATGATCAGGGATGTGACGGCCGTCACACAGGACGAAACAGTTGAGAATGTGGTAAGGATCATGGCCTCTCAGTTTCTCAGTGGAATTCCAGTTGTTACCGAAGACATGCGTGTGATAGGTTTCGTGAGTGAGAGCGACATAATAAAGGCAGCGGTACCAGGGTATTTTTCCCTTTTGCAGTCGACCACCTTCATTCCGGATATGAACCAGTTTCTCAAAATGGCAGCCAAAATTAAGGATAAACCTGTTCGGGAGATCATGACGCATCCTCCTCTCGTTGTCAACGAGAACGCGTCTCTCGTTCATGTGGCTGACCTCATGATAAAGCACAACGTGAAGGTCCTCCCAGTGGTGGATGAGCACGGTCGACTCCTTGGCATCATAACAAGGACGAACGTCGTACGCGCAGCCATGGAAGGATACCTATGA
- a CDS encoding DUF721 domain-containing protein encodes MKRLKDVFESLAKSDPFFNQLKLRLVLSDLSSVLGESLARHCKFVEFSNGTVLFECDNDVWLTEARFMSRKIVEKLNERLGEKMVNNVVFRRGRDGN; translated from the coding sequence ATGAAAAGGTTGAAGGATGTTTTTGAATCGCTCGCCAAGTCTGATCCTTTTTTCAACCAGCTGAAACTCAGACTTGTTCTCTCCGACCTTTCGAGCGTTCTGGGAGAATCCCTGGCTCGCCACTGTAAGTTCGTTGAGTTTTCCAACGGAACCGTTCTGTTCGAATGCGACAACGACGTTTGGTTGACCGAAGCACGCTTCATGTCCAGAAAGATCGTTGAAAAGCTGAACGAAAGGCTCGGCGAAAAGATGGTCAACAACGTCGTGTTCAGGAGGGGTCGAGATGGCAACTGA
- a CDS encoding aminotransferase class IV, with amino-acid sequence MLVWRGTWWNEKDVKLEIDEPGFLYGGVAYETLRTYDRRLFAARYHYERLLVTLSHLGLSLPMDYADFRRILEEGVEKLGAEASIRVVATPKGRFSAFDYVPAGCELIVYVRELKLEPLGYVKVKVSNVRKIDPLSTPADLKVVGRTDILLAKRFKGDAYDVIMLGNRGQVCEGTFTNVFLVKDGRLITPSIDSGILPGITRLNTIKLCQSLGMIVEERWVELSELYGADELFLTHTSRGIVPVNELDGWRRYDTKVGQFLASKFEEFIKSIEENWE; translated from the coding sequence TTGCTGGTCTGGAGAGGAACCTGGTGGAATGAAAAGGATGTGAAACTCGAGATAGACGAACCCGGATTCTTGTACGGGGGCGTGGCTTACGAAACCCTTCGAACTTACGACAGAAGACTGTTCGCCGCGAGATACCATTACGAGCGCCTGCTGGTGACGCTTTCACATCTGGGTTTGTCGCTACCCATGGACTATGCGGACTTCAGAAGAATACTGGAAGAAGGTGTAGAGAAGCTGGGTGCTGAGGCTTCGATAAGGGTGGTCGCGACGCCGAAGGGCAGGTTCAGCGCCTTCGATTACGTTCCAGCTGGTTGCGAGCTGATCGTTTACGTCAGGGAACTGAAACTGGAGCCACTCGGTTACGTCAAAGTGAAGGTCAGTAACGTGAGAAAGATAGATCCACTCTCAACGCCTGCGGATCTGAAGGTGGTTGGCAGGACGGACATCCTTTTAGCCAAACGTTTCAAGGGTGACGCGTACGACGTCATAATGCTTGGAAACCGCGGTCAGGTGTGCGAAGGAACGTTCACGAACGTCTTCCTTGTGAAGGATGGCAGACTGATCACTCCCAGCATCGACAGCGGCATTCTGCCTGGCATCACGAGGCTCAACACGATAAAGCTGTGTCAGAGTCTTGGAATGATCGTCGAAGAACGCTGGGTTGAACTGTCGGAACTATACGGTGCCGACGAGCTGTTTTTGACCCACACGAGCAGGGGCATCGTTCCGGTGAACGAACTCGATGGCTGGCGACGATACGACACCAAAGTTGGCCAGTTCCTCGCGAGTAAATTCGAGGAATTCATAAAGAGCATCGAGGAGAACTGGGAATGA
- a CDS encoding ATP-binding cassette domain-containing protein, whose protein sequence is MEESQKRTRSRSSVELRNFSMTIDSVPVLRDVNLFLEAGQLTVIYGPRGAGKSVLLRSFSGLNREIYENVSWSGELLINEKPVQVYDKKLLRQMVSYVEPSFVEAMDDLTFADFIKITLSESSVSLDDFASELDRLGILKFLRRELKTPVRQFYTMEKIMLLLFAAIVKKSMIVVLDCILDHLDDDTLVPVLKELLNIKQDRIVVLSTRQKLRFLPIADQFVMMKSGTIEYRGPAREFVLER, encoded by the coding sequence ATGGAAGAAAGTCAGAAAAGGACAAGGAGTCGTAGCTCCGTAGAACTGAGAAACTTCTCCATGACCATAGACAGCGTACCGGTGCTGAGAGACGTGAACCTCTTCCTCGAAGCCGGTCAGCTCACGGTCATCTATGGCCCCAGAGGAGCCGGTAAATCGGTACTGCTCAGATCGTTTTCGGGGTTGAACAGGGAGATCTACGAAAACGTCAGCTGGTCCGGGGAACTGCTCATAAACGAAAAGCCCGTACAGGTTTACGATAAAAAACTGCTCAGACAGATGGTTTCTTACGTTGAACCTTCTTTCGTCGAAGCGATGGACGATCTCACCTTTGCCGATTTCATAAAGATCACCCTTTCAGAATCCAGCGTTTCCTTAGATGACTTCGCTTCGGAGCTCGACAGGCTCGGTATCCTCAAGTTCCTCAGACGTGAGCTCAAGACCCCTGTGAGGCAGTTCTACACGATGGAAAAAATAATGCTCCTGTTGTTCGCAGCGATAGTCAAAAAGTCGATGATCGTTGTACTCGACTGCATACTGGATCATCTGGACGACGACACGCTGGTTCCCGTTCTCAAAGAACTGTTGAATATAAAGCAGGACAGAATCGTCGTGCTCAGTACGCGGCAGAAACTGAGATTTTTACCCATCGCGGATCAGTTCGTGATGATGAAGAGTGGTACAATTGAATACAGGGGTCCTGCGAGAGAATTCGTTCTGGAGAGGTGA
- a CDS encoding DUF4894 domain-containing protein translates to MGATTTLIEEERDFLVAHKGRLWWVGRSGRLLEVASVEDALSRAYVSGVEVRDGCVQESVVNLIQKLKPLLSNPYVVEVVPKERRVVLLKSVSLRFNEWEDLLRNLSTLNEAIKRMEPKGEYFLSSNGLFYKLRGGDDEER, encoded by the coding sequence ATGGGCGCGACGACTACGCTGATCGAAGAAGAACGCGATTTTCTTGTTGCTCACAAAGGCAGACTGTGGTGGGTAGGACGAAGCGGTAGACTCCTCGAAGTTGCCAGTGTGGAAGACGCCTTGTCGCGTGCCTACGTGAGCGGGGTGGAGGTTCGAGATGGATGTGTTCAGGAATCTGTTGTAAACTTGATACAGAAGTTGAAACCGCTGCTGAGCAATCCATACGTTGTTGAGGTGGTACCCAAAGAGAGAAGGGTCGTACTCTTGAAGAGTGTGAGCTTGAGGTTCAACGAATGGGAAGATTTGCTGAGGAATCTGAGCACTTTGAACGAGGCGATCAAGAGGATGGAGCCTAAGGGGGAATATTTTTTGTCCTCCAATGGGCTTTTTTACAAGTTAAGAGGTGGGGACGATGAGGAAAGGTGA
- a CDS encoding sigma-54 interaction domain-containing protein, which yields MTREELFETVLNSIVEGVIIVDRNARVVYMNKQASIILGIPASSVINKHVVDAIPNTRLHIVVQTGKAEIDHVQELGNVKIITSRIPIRDDNGQIIGAVAIFRDITSVQKMVEEVTNLREMEALLKAIIESTNDAISVADAEGKIVMVNKAYTRITGFSAQEVIGKPATIDIAEGESMHMKVAQTKQPIYGARLLVGPTRKEVIVDVTPLFVKGEFRGSVGVIHDVSEIVKLSRELEEMRRIVRRMSAKYTFDDIVAESPKMKRIVEQAMKVAQTPATVLLRGESGTGKELLAHAIHNASDRKDQPFVSVNCAAIPESVLESELFGYAPGAFTGARREGKKGLFEEAHKGTIFLDEIGKMPLAVQPKLLRFLETKEITPVGGTKPIKIDVRIIAATNMNLEKMVEEGSFLADLYFRLNVFPIHIPPLRERKEDIPMLVQHIIKKLNQEYGRTVEGISPEALHKLTSYDWPGNVRELENIIGRAMITMEPDERFIRAHHLPPLRLTYQAQEVATDVKDLKRALREYEKGLILRALERNDWNVQKTAQELGMSVRTLYHRMKLLQIVRPTGKKHQS from the coding sequence ATGACGAGAGAAGAACTGTTTGAAACCGTTCTGAACTCCATCGTCGAGGGAGTCATCATCGTCGACAGGAACGCGAGAGTTGTGTACATGAACAAACAGGCGTCTATCATACTGGGTATACCGGCCTCGAGCGTGATCAACAAGCACGTGGTTGACGCTATACCGAACACGAGGTTGCACATCGTTGTTCAGACGGGTAAGGCTGAGATAGACCACGTCCAGGAACTCGGAAACGTCAAGATTATAACCTCGAGGATACCCATCAGAGACGACAACGGACAGATCATAGGAGCCGTGGCGATCTTCAGGGACATCACGAGCGTTCAGAAAATGGTTGAAGAGGTCACGAACCTGCGCGAAATGGAGGCGTTGCTCAAGGCGATCATAGAATCGACGAACGATGCCATATCCGTGGCGGACGCTGAGGGAAAGATCGTGATGGTGAACAAGGCGTACACCAGAATCACGGGCTTCTCTGCGCAGGAAGTGATCGGTAAACCCGCCACCATAGACATCGCAGAAGGCGAGAGCATGCACATGAAGGTCGCACAGACGAAACAACCCATATACGGAGCGAGGCTACTCGTCGGGCCGACTCGCAAAGAAGTGATCGTGGACGTCACGCCATTGTTCGTGAAGGGCGAGTTCAGGGGCAGCGTCGGAGTCATACACGATGTTTCGGAAATTGTGAAACTGAGCAGGGAACTCGAAGAAATGCGCCGAATCGTGAGGCGGATGAGTGCCAAGTACACCTTCGACGACATCGTTGCCGAGAGCCCCAAGATGAAGCGCATCGTGGAACAAGCCATGAAGGTGGCACAGACTCCCGCAACGGTGTTGTTGAGGGGTGAGAGCGGTACGGGCAAAGAGCTACTCGCACACGCCATACACAACGCGAGCGACAGAAAAGACCAGCCGTTCGTGAGCGTCAACTGTGCTGCGATACCTGAATCGGTGCTCGAATCAGAACTGTTCGGTTACGCTCCGGGCGCATTCACGGGTGCCCGCAGGGAAGGAAAGAAAGGTCTGTTCGAAGAAGCTCACAAAGGCACCATTTTCTTAGACGAGATAGGGAAGATGCCTCTGGCAGTGCAACCGAAACTGCTGAGATTTTTAGAAACGAAAGAGATAACACCTGTGGGCGGTACGAAACCGATCAAGATCGACGTGAGGATCATCGCCGCAACGAACATGAACCTGGAGAAGATGGTGGAAGAAGGTTCCTTTCTGGCAGATCTGTACTTCAGGCTGAACGTCTTCCCCATACACATCCCACCGTTGAGAGAGAGGAAAGAGGACATACCAATGCTCGTACAGCACATCATAAAGAAGCTGAACCAGGAGTACGGCAGGACGGTCGAGGGAATATCCCCAGAAGCTTTACACAAACTGACCTCGTACGACTGGCCCGGAAACGTGAGAGAACTCGAAAACATCATCGGTAGAGCCATGATAACCATGGAACCGGATGAGAGGTTCATCAGGGCACACCACTTGCCGCCGTTGAGGTTGACCTATCAGGCGCAGGAAGTCGCAACGGATGTGAAGGACCTGAAAAGGGCTTTGAGAGAGTACGAGAAAGGGCTGATATTGAGGGCGCTCGAACGCAACGACTGGAATGTTCAGAAAACTGCTCAGGAACTTGGAATGAGTGTTAGAACACTGTACCATCGGATGAAACTGTTGCAGATCGTTAGACCTACAGGTAAGAAACATCAGTCTTAA
- a CDS encoding cell division protein FtsA, which produces MRKGETYCLIDVGSHSCKGVVLRHTNQGLEVLAKASMRMRGIEGGDVRDATAVSEAVESLVDELERESRVRRADFIISSSHSGVKLVEHGAELTVSENEKKPVDESIVESLRATVESELSDKYRLLHFYPKRYVVDGTKFVLNPIGMTANRIRFEVTAAVMEKDSSSVFDFLSEVLPEPLLVGHSSLLAAECALSDVEKETGVCLIDLGHSHTFVVIYSASVPARLQVIPLGIRNVLRDISIVLGTSMEEAERLLRSEGSAVYGEAAYAQQTIEYRGLDGRTLKVTTKEELARIIHARLREILMKARRTIREFTLQNPSSTIGRLPGGVVFVGGGAKIPRLIDLALDVFEGPARVGTFNVPNLPILNDEDVVEDPALCGLLGGMTQLLRQTQSVVAAKAPSSKQGFFKKLVEMFKSLW; this is translated from the coding sequence ATGAGGAAAGGTGAAACTTACTGTCTGATCGACGTTGGTAGTCATAGCTGCAAAGGTGTGGTTCTCAGGCATACAAATCAAGGTCTGGAAGTCCTGGCAAAAGCCTCCATGAGGATGAGAGGAATAGAGGGCGGGGACGTTAGAGATGCCACGGCAGTCAGTGAAGCGGTCGAATCGCTCGTGGATGAGCTCGAGCGAGAATCGAGAGTCAGGCGCGCAGACTTCATAATCTCGAGCAGCCACAGTGGCGTGAAACTTGTCGAACATGGAGCGGAGTTGACTGTCTCAGAGAACGAGAAGAAACCGGTCGATGAATCGATCGTGGAGTCACTCAGGGCCACAGTGGAGTCAGAACTCTCAGACAAGTACAGACTGTTGCACTTCTACCCGAAGAGGTACGTGGTCGATGGGACGAAGTTCGTCCTGAACCCGATCGGAATGACCGCGAACAGAATCAGATTCGAAGTGACGGCCGCCGTTATGGAAAAAGATTCAAGCTCCGTCTTCGATTTCTTGAGCGAGGTCTTACCAGAACCGTTGCTCGTTGGTCATTCAAGCCTTCTCGCCGCAGAATGTGCTTTGAGCGATGTGGAGAAAGAAACGGGCGTATGTCTGATCGACCTCGGACATTCCCACACCTTCGTCGTGATATACTCAGCCTCCGTCCCGGCCAGACTGCAGGTGATACCGCTCGGCATCAGGAACGTGCTGCGCGACATATCGATCGTTCTCGGTACGTCCATGGAGGAAGCCGAACGGTTGCTCAGATCCGAGGGCAGCGCCGTTTACGGAGAGGCGGCGTACGCTCAGCAGACGATCGAGTACAGAGGCCTGGACGGAAGAACCTTGAAGGTCACAACTAAAGAAGAACTCGCCCGAATAATACACGCACGTTTGAGAGAAATACTCATGAAGGCCAGGAGAACGATCAGAGAGTTCACGTTGCAGAATCCTTCCAGCACGATCGGGAGGTTGCCCGGTGGGGTGGTCTTCGTTGGTGGTGGGGCGAAGATTCCAAGGCTCATAGATCTGGCCTTAGACGTGTTCGAAGGCCCTGCGCGTGTTGGAACTTTCAACGTTCCGAACCTTCCCATTCTGAACGATGAAGACGTTGTCGAGGATCCCGCACTGTGTGGCTTGCTGGGTGGTATGACCCAGCTTCTGAGACAGACTCAGTCGGTGGTCGCAGCGAAAGCTCCGAGTTCAAAACAGGGTTTCTTCAAGAAACTCGTTGAAATGTTCAAGAGTCTGTGGTGA
- the mtaB gene encoding tRNA (N(6)-L-threonylcarbamoyladenosine(37)-C(2))-methylthiotransferase MtaB codes for MRAFVAFLGCKVNQYEMELIIEQLERAGIVVSPEPAGVDICILNTCMVTNEAARQSRQYLRRLRRLNPNALLVAVGCYSHLDVDSIRKCGVDLILGNKEKREILTYINEWLQKREQKVEVSQPDYGIDECVNNFLAERVRAYVKIEDGCDEYCTYCIVPLARGRKIRSKPVEIVVQEVRNLVRAGYKEIVLTGVNLGRYGRDTGDDLARLLRQILKAVPGEFRIRLSSINVQDISEDLMEMFKNKEKLCPHLHVPVQSGSNRILKAMNRNYTVEQVLNLLERLRTIDPDFSVTSDIIVGFPGETIGDFEKTLQLVERAGFSRVHAFKYSDRPGTPASRMKQKVPPEEKDRRMKLLREVAEKVAANYRMNAVGKIRTVLVEMRKNGMGYGYDEYYVRHELVSMDVGALTKVIVRKPNGAGVVSQVAGLERNLVE; via the coding sequence ATGAGGGCGTTCGTCGCTTTCCTTGGCTGTAAGGTCAACCAGTACGAAATGGAGCTGATCATAGAACAGCTCGAGCGTGCCGGGATCGTGGTGTCCCCAGAGCCCGCGGGCGTCGACATATGCATCCTGAACACGTGCATGGTGACGAACGAAGCCGCAAGGCAGTCAAGGCAGTATTTGAGAAGACTCAGAAGGTTGAATCCGAACGCTTTGCTCGTCGCGGTGGGATGCTATTCGCACTTAGACGTGGACTCGATCAGGAAATGTGGGGTTGACCTGATCCTTGGAAACAAGGAGAAGAGAGAGATCCTCACCTACATAAACGAGTGGCTTCAGAAGAGAGAGCAAAAGGTCGAAGTCTCACAACCTGATTATGGAATCGATGAATGCGTGAACAATTTCCTCGCGGAACGGGTTCGGGCCTACGTGAAAATCGAAGATGGCTGTGACGAATACTGCACTTACTGCATCGTACCGCTCGCGAGGGGCAGGAAGATAAGGAGCAAGCCCGTTGAGATCGTGGTTCAGGAAGTGAGGAACCTGGTCCGTGCCGGATACAAAGAGATCGTCCTGACGGGTGTGAACCTCGGCAGGTACGGCCGAGACACTGGCGACGACCTTGCACGGCTTTTGAGACAGATCTTGAAAGCCGTGCCGGGGGAATTCCGTATCAGACTGAGCTCGATCAACGTACAGGACATCTCTGAGGATCTGATGGAGATGTTCAAAAACAAAGAAAAGCTGTGTCCACACCTGCACGTACCTGTTCAGAGTGGATCGAACAGGATTTTGAAGGCGATGAACCGCAACTACACCGTCGAGCAAGTGTTGAACCTTCTTGAACGACTGCGCACGATCGATCCGGACTTTTCCGTAACGAGTGACATAATCGTAGGCTTTCCAGGTGAAACCATCGGTGACTTCGAAAAAACGCTGCAGCTCGTCGAGCGAGCGGGATTCTCCAGAGTTCATGCTTTCAAATATTCAGACAGACCAGGTACGCCAGCCTCTCGAATGAAACAGAAAGTTCCACCAGAAGAGAAAGACAGGCGCATGAAACTGCTCAGAGAAGTTGCAGAGAAGGTCGCCGCAAACTACAGAATGAACGCTGTTGGAAAGATCAGAACTGTGCTGGTTGAGATGAGAAAAAACGGCATGGGTTACGGTTACGACGAGTATTACGTCCGCCACGAACTCGTTTCGATGGATGTCGGCGCTCTCACGAAGGTGATCGTTAGGAAGCCCAACGGCGCAGGGGTGGTGTCTCAAGTTGCTGGTCTGGAGAGGAACCTGGTGGAATGA
- the gyrB gene encoding DNA topoisomerase (ATP-hydrolyzing) subunit B encodes MATDYRPEDIRVLKGLEAVRMRPGMYIGSTGKSGLHHLLYEIVDNSVDEAMAGACDRIKVILHEDGSAEVEDNGRGIPIEVHPETGKSTLETVMTTLHAGGKFSSSAYKVSGGLHGVGASVVNALSEVMEVWVRRNGKVYYQKYSRGEPLCEVKELGETTEHGTTVRFKPDPEIFSTTEFDPDVIENRLRELAFLNPGLTIEFEDRINDYKTTFYYVGGIKEFIAYIVKNNNLKPLHETIHVSGTYEDIKVEVAFVYTALQDEEKIYSFVNNIRTIDHGTHVTAFRNVLTRLLNDYGKNLGYLRKDDSFQGEDVREGLVAIVNVLMPNPEFEGQTKGRLGSESAGTAVTKVVRERLTELFEINKSLLKTILEKVQEAKRAREEARKVRELVRRKSAFEGAQLPGKLADCVTNDVEKSELFIVEGDSAGGSAKQARDREFQAILPLRGKILNVEKSSMQKLLNNEQIKDIIYAIGTQIGERFDRSKLRYGKIIIMTDADIDGAHIRVLLLTFFFRYMRPLIEEGRIYIAVAPLYRIQLPDRTLYLYSDEEYQALMKELNGSEKIVEVQRYKGLGEMNPEQLWETTMNPATRRLIRVTIENAEEADALFEILMGEDTQERKNFIERHALKVTYLDV; translated from the coding sequence ATGGCAACTGATTATAGACCGGAAGACATAAGAGTGCTCAAAGGTCTCGAAGCGGTGCGCATGAGACCTGGTATGTACATAGGTTCCACAGGCAAAAGTGGACTGCACCACTTGCTGTACGAGATCGTCGACAACAGCGTTGACGAGGCCATGGCGGGAGCATGCGACAGGATCAAGGTGATCCTCCACGAAGATGGGTCTGCGGAAGTCGAAGACAACGGAAGGGGTATTCCCATCGAAGTCCATCCGGAGACTGGAAAAAGCACGCTCGAAACGGTCATGACGACACTACACGCAGGTGGAAAGTTTTCCAGCTCGGCGTACAAAGTCAGTGGAGGGCTCCACGGGGTCGGAGCATCCGTGGTGAACGCGTTGTCTGAGGTCATGGAAGTTTGGGTTCGAAGGAACGGAAAAGTTTATTACCAGAAGTATTCGAGGGGTGAACCCCTCTGCGAGGTCAAGGAACTCGGGGAAACCACCGAACATGGTACAACGGTGCGGTTCAAACCCGATCCAGAGATATTCTCAACAACGGAGTTCGATCCTGACGTCATCGAGAACAGGCTGAGGGAGCTCGCCTTCTTGAACCCGGGCTTGACCATAGAGTTCGAAGATCGGATCAACGATTATAAAACCACGTTTTACTATGTCGGTGGCATAAAAGAATTCATAGCCTACATCGTGAAGAACAACAATCTCAAACCGCTGCACGAAACGATACATGTTTCCGGCACTTATGAAGATATCAAGGTCGAAGTGGCCTTCGTCTACACCGCACTTCAAGATGAAGAAAAAATCTATTCTTTCGTGAACAACATCAGAACGATAGACCACGGAACACACGTGACGGCGTTCAGGAACGTCCTGACGCGGTTACTCAACGATTACGGAAAAAATCTCGGTTACTTGCGCAAGGACGATTCGTTCCAGGGTGAAGATGTGAGAGAAGGCCTTGTGGCGATAGTGAACGTTCTCATGCCGAATCCGGAGTTCGAGGGACAGACGAAGGGCCGACTCGGGAGCGAGAGTGCGGGAACCGCGGTCACCAAGGTTGTGAGGGAACGTCTCACGGAACTCTTCGAAATCAACAAAAGTCTGCTGAAGACCATTTTGGAGAAAGTTCAGGAAGCCAAGAGGGCCAGGGAAGAAGCCAGAAAAGTTCGAGAATTGGTGAGAAGAAAGAGTGCCTTCGAAGGGGCCCAGTTGCCGGGCAAGCTCGCAGACTGTGTGACTAACGATGTGGAGAAATCGGAACTGTTCATAGTTGAAGGTGACTCCGCCGGTGGTTCTGCGAAGCAGGCGAGGGATAGAGAATTCCAGGCGATACTGCCGTTGAGGGGAAAGATCCTGAACGTAGAGAAATCGTCGATGCAGAAATTGCTCAACAACGAGCAGATTAAAGATATAATCTATGCGATTGGAACCCAGATAGGTGAGAGATTCGATAGGAGTAAACTGCGCTATGGAAAGATCATCATCATGACCGATGCCGACATCGACGGGGCACACATAAGAGTACTCTTGCTCACTTTCTTCTTCAGATACATGAGACCACTGATAGAGGAAGGAAGGATCTACATAGCCGTCGCGCCGCTTTACAGGATTCAGCTGCCGGACAGGACACTGTACCTTTACAGCGACGAGGAGTACCAAGCTCTGATGAAAGAGCTGAACGGTTCCGAGAAGATCGTTGAGGTGCAGCGTTACAAAGGTCTGGGAGAGATGAACCCGGAACAACTCTGGGAAACAACCATGAACCCTGCCACAAGACGTTTAATTCGTGTTACGATAGAGAATGCGGAGGAAGCGGATGCGTTGTTCGAGATTCTGATGGGTGAGGACACGCAGGAGAGAAAAAATTTCATCGAGCGACACGCTTTAAAGGTGACCTATCTGGATGTATGA